The Synergistaceae bacterium genome contains a region encoding:
- a CDS encoding DnaJ domain-containing protein: MAVQYKDYYEILGVPRTASQEDIRKAYRKLAKKYHPDVSKEKNADVRYREINEAYEVLKDPDKRVKYDTLGANWEQGQDFTPPPGWGSSMNGGPQVEFGGDLGDFSDFFRTIFGGGGLGDMFAGGKGPTVSGRSRPIQRDSEVELTLSLEDVIQGGTKALPLRLSSGSEAQTINVNLPRGVVEGSRIRLPGKSPRGGDIYVTLHIAPDPVFEVDGHNLTRTVKVTPAMAVLGGRVNVETPSGVVEMKLPPGIQGGQKLRLRGKGLPRREKSSNGDLFVRIEIAIPKYLTERQKELWEELAKLDNK, from the coding sequence ATGGCCGTGCAGTACAAAGACTATTATGAAATTCTTGGCGTGCCGCGCACGGCATCGCAGGAAGATATTCGCAAAGCGTATCGGAAGCTGGCGAAAAAATACCATCCGGACGTGTCGAAGGAAAAAAACGCGGACGTCCGTTACAGAGAAATCAACGAGGCCTACGAGGTCCTGAAGGACCCGGATAAACGGGTCAAATACGACACGCTGGGGGCAAACTGGGAGCAGGGGCAGGATTTTACCCCTCCGCCGGGCTGGGGCTCCTCAATGAACGGCGGGCCTCAGGTGGAGTTTGGCGGCGACCTGGGCGACTTCAGCGACTTTTTCAGAACGATTTTCGGCGGCGGCGGGCTGGGAGACATGTTTGCCGGAGGCAAGGGCCCCACGGTCTCCGGACGCTCCCGACCCATTCAGCGGGACAGCGAGGTGGAGCTGACCCTTTCCCTGGAGGACGTGATCCAGGGGGGAACGAAGGCCCTGCCCCTTCGTCTGAGCTCCGGCTCCGAGGCGCAGACGATCAACGTCAATCTGCCCCGGGGCGTGGTGGAAGGATCCCGCATACGCCTGCCGGGCAAATCCCCCAGAGGCGGCGACATTTATGTAACCCTCCATATTGCCCCTGACCCCGTGTTCGAGGTGGACGGGCACAATCTCACCCGTACGGTGAAGGTGACGCCCGCGATGGCGGTGCTGGGCGGCAGGGTGAACGTGGAAACCCCCAGCGGCGTCGTCGAAATGAAACTTCCCCCCGGCATTCAGGGGGGGCAGAAACTCCGGCTGAGGGGCAAAGGGCTTCCGCGTCGGGAGAAGAGCAGCAATGGCGACCTGTTCGTTCGCATCGAGATCGCCATACCCAAATATCTTACGGAACGGCAGAAGGAGCTGTGGGAGGAACTGGCGAAGCTGGATAATAAATGA
- the folP gene encoding dihydropteroate synthase, with amino-acid sequence MSESIYPLNIQSAKELEAAVKRIGADPRSLAYFQPKRRMRHFYVRRADFRAASFLKQELLARGGDAVVAKHVIDGRAEYSDVLLMGTDRQLQSLLQKMKAMDIWGLKNLREALAASLTGTALSDWRLALPRGRELRLSDRTKIMGILNLTEDSFYPESRVAGGDDLLARAGAMLEDGADVLDVGAESTRPGATPVDGREEAARLCPAVKALRTAFPDAVISVDTYRGDVALEAVEAGADIINDVGGFELSPDMLPRAAQAGVPFILSHFRGTLADMKNPAPYEDLLSELNLWFQKKMEAAEGAGLDRERLILDPGLGFAKKGEDNLVILREAESLAVFGRPILIGHSRKRFTGTATGADDVSQRLTGTLAVSALLEGRAQMIRVHDVKENRRAMDMARAVREALPCRP; translated from the coding sequence ATGTCCGAAAGTATTTATCCCCTGAACATCCAATCCGCGAAGGAGCTGGAGGCCGCGGTGAAGCGCATTGGGGCCGATCCGCGCTCTCTGGCCTACTTCCAGCCCAAGAGGCGAATGCGGCATTTCTACGTCCGGCGCGCCGACTTCCGGGCCGCCTCGTTTTTGAAACAGGAGCTTCTGGCCCGGGGCGGGGACGCCGTCGTGGCCAAACACGTCATCGACGGCCGCGCGGAGTACAGCGACGTCCTTCTGATGGGGACGGACCGGCAGCTTCAATCCCTCCTTCAGAAGATGAAGGCCATGGACATCTGGGGGCTGAAAAATCTGAGGGAGGCCCTCGCCGCCTCCCTGACGGGGACCGCGCTGTCGGACTGGAGGCTTGCCCTGCCCAGGGGCAGAGAACTTCGGCTTTCCGACCGGACGAAAATCATGGGGATCCTCAACCTGACGGAGGACTCCTTCTATCCGGAGAGCCGGGTCGCCGGAGGCGACGACCTGCTGGCGCGGGCCGGAGCCATGCTGGAGGACGGGGCGGACGTTCTGGACGTGGGAGCGGAGTCCACCCGCCCCGGAGCGACGCCGGTGGACGGACGGGAGGAGGCGGCCCGGCTCTGCCCCGCCGTGAAGGCCCTGAGAACGGCGTTCCCCGACGCGGTGATCTCCGTGGACACCTACAGGGGCGACGTCGCCCTGGAGGCCGTGGAGGCCGGCGCCGACATCATCAACGACGTGGGAGGCTTCGAGCTGTCCCCCGACATGCTGCCCCGGGCGGCGCAGGCGGGAGTCCCCTTCATTCTTTCCCACTTCAGAGGGACTTTGGCCGACATGAAGAACCCCGCCCCCTACGAGGACCTCCTGAGCGAGCTGAACCTCTGGTTCCAAAAAAAAATGGAAGCGGCGGAAGGGGCGGGTCTCGACCGGGAACGTCTCATCCTGGATCCGGGACTGGGGTTCGCCAAGAAAGGAGAGGACAACCTCGTGATTCTGAGGGAAGCGGAAAGCCTTGCCGTCTTTGGCCGGCCCATCCTCATCGGGCACTCCCGCAAGCGATTCACGGGAACCGCCACGGGGGCGGACGACGTCTCTCAGCGCCTGACGGGAACTCTGGCGGTTTCGGCCCTGCTGGAGGGACGGGCGCAGATGATTCGCGTCCACGACGTGAAGGAGAACCGCCGGGCTATGGATATGGCCCGCGCCGTGCGGGAGGCCCTGCCATGCCGACCGTAG
- a CDS encoding nucleotide exchange factor GrpE — MAKIDWMDGVGDMEEYRERNDASLESTEVEQHKDDEDETIPEIMEIPEKINAEEWNDSKEVLKEESSKEVSKEESLKEETSKDRNAANTDEKEAGDEASETLIQNLKNELALARADLYNYRQRVERDRVRKMKLMVEDRVSEFLPVVDNLDRALQVPEDGSVKDVLMGVRMVQRQFLSVLESLGITAVPTEGCRFDPRSHEAVETELVDDPEQDGMVLQELTRGYATPDRVLRPAHVRVGKLRDVDEEENPDRE; from the coding sequence ATGGCAAAAATCGACTGGATGGACGGAGTGGGAGACATGGAGGAATACCGAGAAAGAAACGACGCTTCCCTGGAATCCACCGAGGTCGAACAGCATAAGGACGATGAAGATGAGACGATTCCGGAGATAATGGAAATTCCGGAAAAAATAAATGCGGAGGAATGGAACGACTCGAAAGAAGTCTTAAAAGAAGAATCATCAAAAGAAGTCTCAAAAGAAGAATCTTTAAAGGAAGAAACATCGAAGGACCGGAATGCCGCGAATACCGATGAAAAGGAAGCGGGAGACGAGGCTTCGGAAACCCTGATTCAAAACCTGAAAAACGAACTCGCCCTCGCCCGGGCGGACCTCTACAACTACCGCCAGCGGGTGGAGCGGGATCGGGTTCGGAAGATGAAGCTGATGGTGGAGGATCGGGTTTCGGAGTTTCTTCCGGTGGTGGACAACCTGGACAGGGCCCTTCAGGTTCCGGAGGACGGCAGCGTGAAGGACGTCCTGATGGGAGTGCGCATGGTGCAGCGCCAGTTTCTCTCGGTGCTGGAAAGTTTGGGCATAACGGCCGTTCCCACGGAGGGCTGCCGCTTCGATCCCCGCTCTCACGAGGCGGTGGAAACGGAGCTTGTGGACGACCCGGAGCAGGACGGAATGGTGCTTCAGGAACTGACCCGGGGTTACGCCACGCCGGATCGCGTTTTGCGCCCCGCTCACGTTCGTGTGGGGAAACTGAGGGACGTGGACGAGGAGGAAAATCCGGACCGGGAATAG
- a CDS encoding 2-keto-4-pentenoate hydratase: protein MGDEKKRIKFAAALYEAERSRKVIPPLSRQDASLTVEDAYAIQLENVRRLVGEGQVVTGKKIGLTSPGIQAQLNVHEPDYGHLFASMDCSSGDVPTDKLIQPKIEAELAFILNADLSGGSVTVEDVRKATECVVGSFEIVDSRVEDWKIKLVDTVADNASSCRYVLGKKRIPLGDMDLAAVTMKLWKNGAVIAEGAGSAVMGDPCLSVAWLSNRLWDFGVPLKKGEVILSGAFTAAPFAQKGDVFRVEFSTFGEVEARFL, encoded by the coding sequence ATGGGAGATGAAAAGAAACGCATCAAGTTCGCGGCGGCGCTGTACGAGGCGGAGCGGAGCCGTAAGGTCATCCCGCCGCTGTCCCGGCAGGACGCTTCTCTTACGGTGGAGGACGCCTACGCCATTCAGTTGGAGAACGTGCGGCGGTTGGTGGGGGAGGGGCAGGTCGTCACCGGAAAGAAGATCGGCCTCACGTCTCCCGGCATTCAGGCGCAGCTTAACGTTCACGAGCCCGATTACGGACACCTTTTTGCGTCGATGGACTGTTCCAGCGGCGACGTTCCCACCGACAAGCTGATACAGCCCAAAATCGAGGCGGAACTGGCCTTCATTCTCAACGCCGACCTTTCCGGAGGCAGCGTTACCGTAGAGGACGTTCGAAAGGCCACGGAGTGCGTGGTCGGGTCCTTCGAGATCGTGGACAGCCGGGTGGAGGACTGGAAGATCAAACTGGTGGACACGGTGGCGGACAACGCCTCTTCCTGCCGGTACGTTCTGGGAAAGAAAAGGATTCCCCTGGGCGATATGGACCTGGCGGCTGTGACGATGAAACTCTGGAAAAACGGCGCGGTGATCGCCGAGGGAGCGGGGTCGGCGGTGATGGGAGATCCCTGTCTGTCCGTTGCGTGGCTTTCCAACCGCCTGTGGGATTTCGGAGTTCCCCTGAAAAAGGGTGAAGTGATTCTCTCCGGAGCTTTCACCGCCGCGCCCTTCGCGCAAAAGGGAGACGTGTTCCGGGTGGAGTTTTCGACCTTCGGAGAAGTGGAGGCGCGTTTCCTGTAG
- the hrcA gene encoding heat-inducible transcriptional repressor HrcA, with translation MLTERQLGIVLAVVYEYIKTGEPAGSRTITKKYIRGLSPATIRNEMADLEEMGYFYQPHTSSGRLPTAKAYRVYVDSVTSRERLKPRESKEWQKEIESRRSGIEDLLNYVTHMLARLTNYVGVAAVAGLDTAEIQHIDLMPLGGTNLLALIVLKGGLVHHSQFSLTCEMDPGVIEELARRINTVASGRTWTEVRGVLYDFVLNGLEDVEEACRMAIGELDRFLTVQNYRFFSSGAQHILNLPHFQTLGRLQAVLSLLEQEKPLSTMIERCRLSESLKVSIGEENGAEGVEGMEENSMILIPAHTRQQKAILGLIGPLRMDYERSINILEAMVDALGRE, from the coding sequence ATGCTGACGGAAAGACAACTTGGGATAGTTCTGGCGGTAGTATACGAGTACATCAAGACAGGGGAGCCGGCGGGGTCTCGGACCATCACGAAGAAGTACATTCGGGGGTTGAGTCCGGCCACGATACGAAACGAGATGGCGGACCTGGAGGAGATGGGGTATTTTTATCAGCCTCACACCTCGTCGGGGCGGCTGCCCACGGCGAAGGCCTACCGGGTGTACGTGGATTCCGTGACCTCCCGGGAGCGGCTGAAGCCTCGCGAGTCGAAGGAGTGGCAGAAGGAAATCGAGAGCCGACGCAGCGGGATCGAGGACCTTTTGAACTACGTGACGCACATGCTGGCCCGCCTCACCAACTACGTGGGCGTGGCGGCGGTGGCGGGGCTGGACACGGCGGAGATTCAGCACATCGACCTGATGCCCCTGGGGGGAACGAACCTCCTGGCTCTGATCGTGCTGAAGGGGGGACTGGTGCATCACTCCCAGTTTTCTCTCACCTGCGAAATGGACCCCGGCGTGATCGAAGAGCTGGCGCGGCGCATCAACACGGTGGCCTCCGGCAGAACCTGGACCGAGGTGCGGGGAGTTTTGTACGACTTCGTGCTGAACGGCCTGGAGGACGTGGAAGAGGCCTGCAGAATGGCGATCGGCGAGCTGGATCGTTTTTTGACCGTGCAGAACTACCGCTTTTTCAGCAGCGGAGCCCAGCATATTTTGAATCTGCCGCACTTCCAGACCCTGGGGAGACTTCAGGCGGTTCTCTCCCTCCTGGAGCAGGAGAAGCCCCTTTCGACGATGATCGAGCGCTGCAGACTTTCGGAAAGCCTCAAGGTCAGCATTGGAGAGGAAAACGGCGCCGAGGGCGTGGAGGGGATGGAGGAGAACTCCATGATTCTCATTCCGGCGCACACGCGTCAGCAAAAGGCGATTTTGGGGCTGATCGGCCCCCTGAGAATGGACTACGAGCGTTCCATCAACATTCTGGAGGCCATGGTGGACGCTCTGGGCCGGGAATAA
- the dnaK gene encoding molecular chaperone DnaK — MSKVVGIDLGTTNSCIAIQEGDQTTIIANAEGMRTTPSVVAFTKEGERLVGQLAKRQAIVNADRTIISIKREMGTDYRVTIDDKKYTPQEISAMILQKLKHDAEEYLGEPVTQAVITVPAYFTDAQRQATKDAGTIAGMEVLRIINEPTAACLAYGENKQEEHKILVFDLGGGTFDVSILDVGEGVFEVLSTSGDNRLGGDDWDNRIVDWMTAEFKKMEGVDLKNDRMAMQRLREAAEKAKVELSSMMETTISLPFITANQAGPKHLEMKLSRAKFEEMTSDLMDRTINPTKRAIEDSGLKVEEINKILLVGGSTRMPMVQKKIVELLGKEPTKGINPDECVAAGAAIQGAILKGEHKDIVLVDVTPLSLGLETLGGVFTKIIERNTAIPVSKSQVFTTAGNNQTQVEILVLQGERAMASDNVRLGQFVLDGIPPAPRGIPQIEVTFNIDVNGILNVTARDKGTGKNQKITIQSSNLSKEEIERMKNDADSHADEDSKKRLLIEARNEADAALFAAEKLVSEQSDKMTADEKGRINSAIEELKQAAQSEDVEKLEKAKSVLNKALQGFSTRLYQEGGSVGSSPSSGDSGGSAGNDTVDAEFTDQGK; from the coding sequence ATGTCTAAAGTAGTGGGAATCGATCTTGGAACGACGAACAGCTGCATCGCGATACAGGAGGGGGACCAGACCACCATTATCGCCAACGCGGAGGGAATGAGGACGACCCCTTCCGTGGTCGCTTTTACGAAAGAAGGAGAGCGCCTTGTGGGGCAGCTCGCCAAACGTCAGGCGATCGTCAACGCGGACCGCACCATTATTTCCATCAAGAGAGAAATGGGCACGGATTACCGCGTCACCATCGACGACAAGAAATATACGCCGCAGGAAATTTCCGCCATGATCCTGCAGAAGCTGAAACACGACGCCGAAGAGTACCTCGGCGAGCCGGTGACTCAGGCGGTCATCACGGTTCCGGCCTATTTCACGGACGCTCAGCGTCAGGCCACCAAGGACGCGGGAACCATCGCGGGCATGGAAGTGCTGCGCATCATCAACGAACCCACGGCCGCCTGCCTGGCCTACGGAGAGAACAAGCAGGAAGAGCATAAAATTCTGGTGTTCGACCTGGGCGGCGGAACCTTCGACGTCTCGATTCTGGACGTGGGCGAGGGCGTGTTCGAGGTGCTCTCCACCTCCGGCGACAACCGGCTGGGGGGCGATGACTGGGACAACCGCATCGTGGACTGGATGACCGCCGAGTTCAAGAAGATGGAAGGCGTCGACCTGAAGAACGACCGCATGGCCATGCAGCGTCTGCGGGAGGCGGCGGAGAAGGCCAAGGTGGAGCTGTCCTCCATGATGGAGACCACGATTTCCCTGCCCTTCATCACCGCGAATCAGGCCGGACCCAAGCATCTGGAAATGAAACTCTCCCGGGCCAAGTTTGAGGAAATGACGTCAGACCTGATGGACCGCACCATCAATCCCACCAAGCGCGCCATCGAAGACTCCGGCCTCAAGGTGGAGGAGATCAACAAGATCCTTCTGGTGGGCGGTTCGACCCGTATGCCCATGGTTCAGAAGAAGATCGTCGAGCTGCTGGGCAAGGAGCCGACGAAGGGGATCAACCCCGACGAGTGCGTCGCCGCGGGGGCGGCCATTCAGGGAGCGATTCTGAAGGGCGAGCACAAGGACATCGTCCTGGTGGATGTCACCCCCCTGTCCCTGGGCCTTGAAACGCTGGGCGGCGTGTTCACGAAAATCATTGAGCGCAACACGGCTATCCCCGTGTCCAAGAGCCAGGTGTTCACCACGGCGGGGAACAACCAGACCCAGGTGGAAATTCTGGTTCTGCAGGGCGAGCGGGCCATGGCCAGCGATAACGTGAGGCTGGGGCAGTTCGTTTTGGACGGCATTCCTCCCGCGCCCCGGGGCATACCTCAGATCGAGGTCACGTTCAACATCGACGTCAACGGTATTCTGAACGTCACGGCCCGGGACAAGGGGACGGGCAAGAACCAGAAGATCACGATCCAGTCCTCCAACCTCTCCAAGGAGGAGATCGAGCGCATGAAAAACGACGCGGACTCCCACGCCGACGAGGACAGCAAAAAACGTCTGCTCATCGAGGCCCGCAACGAAGCGGATGCGGCTCTCTTCGCCGCGGAGAAGCTGGTGTCGGAGCAGAGTGACAAGATGACCGCCGACGAAAAGGGCCGGATCAACTCCGCCATCGAGGAGCTGAAACAGGCCGCCCAGTCGGAGGACGTGGAAAAACTGGAGAAGGCGAAATCCGTTCTGAACAAGGCGCTCCAGGGCTTCTCGACCCGTCTGTATCAGGAGGGCGGAAGCGTAGGGTCCAGCCCGAGTTCAGGCGATTCGGGCGGAAGCGCGGGAAATGACACCGTCGACGCCGAGTTCACGGATCAGGGAAAGTGA
- a CDS encoding hydrogenase expression protein HypA/HybF, which produces MAKFRCLECRTEVEFNADEPTKRCPKCFGRYLELLSGEMKRGKSWSAKSFSVK; this is translated from the coding sequence GTGGCGAAGTTCCGTTGTCTGGAGTGCAGAACCGAGGTGGAGTTCAATGCGGATGAACCTACGAAGCGTTGTCCAAAATGTTTCGGTCGTTACCTCGAACTGCTCTCCGGGGAAATGAAGCGTGGGAAATCCTGGAGCGCAAAAAGCTTCAGCGTAAAATGA
- a CDS encoding sodium ion-translocating decarboxylase subunit beta, with the protein MELFNGIFSLTWQQAVMLLVGGALIYLAVAKEYEPSLLLPMGFGTLLVNIPLSSALTQLSGGHLEVGAISRLFDMGIQTELFPLLIFIAIGAMIDFRPLFLTPVAMVFGLMAQGGIFLTMGIAYWFFGFSIQEAASIGIIGAADGPTSIYVANRFAPNLLGSISVAAYSYMSLVPIIQPPVIRLLTTSAERRIPMTFHEREVSRRALILFPIVVTLVAGILVPASASLIGFLMFGNLLRESGVVDRLAKGAQNELANIVTILLGLSIANKMTGEEFLRPMTLGIMALGLVAFILDTAVGVLTARVLNLFLKHKINPMIGAAGISAFPMSSRVIQKMAAREDKQNFILMQAIGANVSGQIGSVLAGGLLLAFLAGL; encoded by the coding sequence ATGGAACTTTTCAACGGGATTTTTTCTCTGACCTGGCAGCAGGCGGTTATGCTGCTGGTGGGAGGGGCGCTGATCTATCTGGCCGTGGCGAAGGAATATGAACCGTCGCTGCTGCTTCCCATGGGTTTTGGCACGCTTCTCGTCAACATTCCTCTTTCCTCGGCTCTGACTCAGTTATCCGGCGGGCATCTGGAAGTGGGGGCCATCAGTCGTCTTTTCGATATGGGGATTCAGACGGAGCTTTTCCCTCTGCTGATCTTCATCGCTATCGGCGCGATGATCGACTTTCGCCCGCTTTTTCTGACGCCTGTGGCGATGGTCTTCGGCCTGATGGCTCAGGGAGGCATTTTCCTCACCATGGGCATCGCCTACTGGTTTTTCGGGTTTTCCATTCAGGAAGCCGCTTCCATTGGCATCATCGGCGCGGCGGACGGGCCGACTTCGATCTATGTGGCCAACCGTTTCGCCCCCAACCTGCTGGGCTCCATATCGGTGGCCGCTTACTCCTACATGTCTTTGGTTCCCATCATTCAGCCTCCCGTGATTCGACTGCTGACGACTTCGGCGGAGCGGCGCATCCCCATGACCTTCCACGAACGGGAGGTTTCCCGACGCGCTTTGATTCTTTTCCCCATTGTCGTGACGCTGGTGGCCGGAATCCTCGTTCCCGCTTCGGCCTCTCTGATCGGGTTCCTGATGTTCGGAAACCTGCTTCGGGAGAGCGGAGTGGTGGATCGTCTGGCGAAGGGCGCTCAAAACGAGCTGGCGAACATCGTGACGATTCTCCTGGGTCTTTCCATCGCCAACAAAATGACGGGCGAGGAATTTTTACGGCCGATGACCCTGGGCATCATGGCGCTGGGGCTCGTGGCTTTCATTCTGGATACGGCGGTGGGAGTTTTGACGGCCAGAGTTCTGAACCTGTTCCTGAAACACAAGATCAACCCCATGATCGGAGCTGCGGGGATTTCGGCCTTTCCCATGTCCTCTCGGGTGATTCAGAAGATGGCGGCCCGGGAAGACAAGCAGAACTTCATTTTGATGCAGGCCATCGGCGCCAACGTCTCAGGGCAGATCGGTTCGGTGTTGGCGGGAGGTTTGCTTCTGGCTTTCCTGGCCGGACTGTAG
- the dnaJ gene encoding molecular chaperone DnaJ translates to MEDLYQILEVSRDASQADIKKAYRQLVRKYHPDTNRNNPEAEEKFKKINAAYSVIGDPEKRARYDQFGTTDGTTGNPFEGGGFGGGFGDLFGDLFEQVFTGGMGGRRADPHAPRRGADLEMNVGVTLLDAANGVTRTVEIPRWDSCSACGGTGAKPGTSPRTCETCGGRGQVENVQRTPFGQFVSVNTCPRCQGKGKVIAEHCPECGGRGQVRDNHKVEVKIPAGVETGTRLRIAGEGEGGTNGGPSGDLFLVLEVERHKSFERDGGDLHSRLLLTWPQAVLGTSVEIPTLIDGMEKIDIPPGTTQGRVLKVKGLGMPRLRGARGRGDLYVHVFIDVPSKLTDKQRSLVNELAHEMKVPVSSEEGIFDKFKKLFD, encoded by the coding sequence TTGGAAGATTTGTATCAGATCCTGGAAGTTTCGCGCGACGCCTCGCAGGCAGACATAAAAAAAGCCTACCGGCAGCTTGTTCGTAAGTATCATCCGGACACGAACCGCAATAACCCGGAGGCTGAGGAGAAGTTCAAGAAAATCAACGCGGCCTATTCCGTCATCGGGGATCCCGAAAAACGCGCCCGGTACGACCAGTTCGGCACCACCGACGGAACGACGGGAAATCCCTTCGAGGGCGGAGGATTTGGCGGGGGTTTCGGAGATCTTTTCGGGGATCTGTTCGAACAGGTGTTCACCGGCGGTATGGGGGGACGACGGGCGGATCCCCACGCGCCGCGGCGCGGCGCGGATCTGGAAATGAACGTGGGCGTTACGCTGCTGGACGCGGCCAACGGCGTGACCCGTACTGTGGAAATCCCCCGGTGGGACTCCTGTTCGGCTTGCGGCGGAACGGGGGCGAAGCCGGGGACGTCTCCCAGAACCTGCGAGACCTGCGGCGGACGCGGACAGGTTGAAAACGTCCAGCGTACTCCCTTCGGTCAGTTCGTCTCCGTCAATACCTGCCCGCGCTGTCAGGGAAAGGGAAAGGTCATCGCGGAGCACTGTCCGGAATGCGGCGGTCGGGGACAGGTTCGGGACAATCACAAAGTCGAGGTCAAAATTCCGGCGGGAGTGGAAACGGGGACGCGTCTGCGAATCGCCGGCGAGGGAGAGGGAGGGACAAACGGAGGGCCCTCCGGAGATCTATTTCTCGTTCTGGAGGTGGAGCGTCACAAAAGCTTCGAACGGGACGGCGGAGACCTGCACAGCCGGCTGCTTCTCACCTGGCCTCAGGCGGTTCTGGGGACCTCTGTGGAGATTCCCACGCTCATCGACGGAATGGAAAAAATCGACATTCCCCCGGGGACCACGCAGGGCCGGGTCCTGAAGGTTAAGGGCCTGGGTATGCCCCGGCTGCGGGGAGCCAGGGGACGGGGAGATCTTTATGTGCACGTGTTTATCGACGTTCCCTCGAAGCTCACCGATAAACAGAGGTCCCTTGTGAACGAACTGGCCCATGAAATGAAGGTCCCCGTCTCCTCCGAAGAGGGGATCTTCGATAAATTTAAAAAGCTTTTCGACTGA
- a CDS encoding iron-containing alcohol dehydrogenase has translation MKNFTWWNPTIVIFGRGTIPQIAEQLAAVGAKSVLLVYGGKAIFKNGVYTQVTQALEKKNIAFPELGGIKSNPRIDKVREGVARVKAAPVDAIVPIGGGSVFDSAKAIAAGAFYPGDVWDLFEEKGSELTRALPIFGVLTASATASEVNNISVVSNPEKDSKISFTSPFIYPRVSIIDPSVQASLPESQTVNGGIDIMAHVMERLFDGAEGVEIMDEQGYSVIRCMMELIPALREDPGNYDARSQYAWAASLGHNGCFSCGRDPRGDFASHKLGHSLSLLFDTPHGASLAIMMTAWARYLCRDYPLPFARFAEAVFGVIDGSDEERALEGVDRLEDFFRSVGAPTSLQEAGVEEKDIERLAKNAAQVAPFGTLKSLSAEDILEIYKLAY, from the coding sequence ATGAAAAATTTTACGTGGTGGAACCCGACGATAGTGATTTTCGGTCGGGGGACGATTCCTCAGATCGCCGAGCAGCTGGCGGCTGTTGGGGCGAAGAGCGTGCTTTTGGTTTACGGAGGCAAGGCCATCTTTAAAAACGGAGTTTACACTCAGGTGACCCAGGCCCTTGAAAAGAAAAACATCGCCTTTCCCGAGCTGGGCGGGATAAAGTCCAACCCCCGAATCGACAAGGTTCGTGAGGGAGTGGCGCGGGTCAAGGCCGCCCCGGTGGACGCCATCGTTCCCATCGGGGGGGGAAGCGTCTTCGATTCGGCCAAGGCCATCGCCGCCGGAGCCTTCTATCCCGGGGACGTGTGGGACCTGTTCGAGGAGAAGGGGTCGGAGCTCACCCGGGCATTGCCGATTTTCGGGGTTTTGACGGCCTCCGCCACGGCCAGCGAGGTCAACAACATCTCGGTGGTCTCCAACCCTGAAAAAGATTCCAAGATTTCCTTCACGAGCCCCTTCATCTATCCCAGAGTGTCCATCATCGACCCCTCCGTCCAGGCCTCTCTCCCGGAGTCCCAGACGGTAAACGGCGGAATCGACATCATGGCCCACGTCATGGAACGCCTGTTCGACGGCGCGGAAGGCGTGGAAATCATGGACGAGCAGGGGTACTCCGTCATTCGGTGCATGATGGAGCTGATTCCGGCCCTTCGGGAAGATCCCGGCAATTACGACGCCCGCTCCCAGTACGCCTGGGCGGCCTCTTTGGGGCACAACGGCTGTTTTTCCTGCGGTCGGGACCCCAGAGGGGATTTTGCCTCGCATAAACTGGGGCATTCTCTGAGCCTTCTTTTCGACACTCCCCACGGCGCGTCTCTGGCCATCATGATGACCGCCTGGGCCCGTTATCTCTGTCGGGATTACCCGCTGCCCTTCGCCCGGTTCGCGGAGGCCGTGTTTGGAGTTATCGACGGCAGCGACGAGGAAAGGGCTCTGGAGGGCGTGGATCGTCTGGAGGACTTCTTCCGTTCGGTGGGGGCTCCCACGTCTCTGCAGGAGGCGGGCGTTGAGGAAAAGGACATTGAGCGTCTGGCGAAGAACGCCGCTCAGGTCGCTCCCTTTGGGACGCTGAAGAGCCTTTCGGCGGAGGATATTCTGGAGATTTACAAGCTGGCTTACTGA
- the folK gene encoding 2-amino-4-hydroxy-6-hydroxymethyldihydropteridine diphosphokinase has product MPTVALGLGSNMGNRLLNLKNALRALKNIRRENGPDKINALKILRASDVFETAPWGVTDQPSFLNACVLTECSLTPRELLSAVKEIETRLGRTATRRWGERVIDIDILTLDSLVFDEPDLRIPHPEMHRRDFVLIPLSTLLPDWVHPLTGQTVTAMAKSLSDSGAAGFQAVRICPL; this is encoded by the coding sequence ATGCCGACCGTAGCTCTGGGGCTGGGGAGCAACATGGGCAACCGGCTGCTGAACCTGAAAAACGCGCTGCGGGCCCTGAAAAATATCAGGCGTGAAAACGGACCGGACAAAATAAACGCTCTGAAAATTCTTCGCGCCAGCGACGTCTTCGAAACGGCCCCCTGGGGCGTCACGGACCAGCCCAGTTTCCTGAACGCCTGCGTCCTGACGGAGTGCAGCCTGACCCCACGGGAGCTTCTTTCGGCGGTGAAGGAGATCGAGACCCGTCTGGGAAGAACCGCCACCCGCCGGTGGGGCGAGCGCGTCATCGACATCGACATCCTGACCCTGGACTCCCTCGTTTTCGACGAGCCCGACCTGCGCATCCCCCACCCCGAAATGCATCGAAGGGACTTCGTCCTGATTCCCCTGTCCACTCTCCTGCCCGACTGGGTGCATCCCCTCACCGGACAGACCGTGACGGCCATGGCGAAATCCCTTTCCGACTCCGGAGCCGCCGGCTTTCAGGCGGTGCGCATCTGCCCGCTGTAG